In the Daphnia pulicaria isolate SC F1-1A chromosome 2, SC_F0-13Bv2, whole genome shotgun sequence genome, one interval contains:
- the LOC124327771 gene encoding uncharacterized protein LOC124327771 encodes MHQSDSELEVEPKSSFILKRAKWIGAFSFLLTAFILVLQVGYQNFYSWNDWRTIGVGFGECFWLFTMGISMFCCPRWKRILCLSSFSLTFGFALIFIHSMVIYEISNSDCELHSTNSIEFDHLDIDSLFDDDEIICDAINWKLAIHLLTIGHGILSIAFNAIIIVKGKDPICCKSCTFNTEVEIELNSDKMEKVNSEEFKSFFNNP; translated from the exons ATGCATCAGTCAGACTCAGAACTAGAAGTAGAACCCAAGTCAAGCTTTATTCTAAAGCGGGCAAAATGGATTGGAgcattctcttttcttcttaccgctttcattttagttttgcaG GTCGGATATCAGAATTTTTACTCTTGGAATGACTGGCGCACAATTGGTGTTGGATTCGGTGAATGTTTCTGGCTTTTCACTATGGGCATTTCGATGTTTTGCTGCCCCAG GTGGAAAAGAATCTTATGCCTATCGTCATTCTCTCTCACTTTTGGATTTGCTTTGATATTCATCCACTCGATGGTGATTTATGAAATATCAAATTCCGATTGCGAATTGCATTCGACGAATTCCATCGAATTTGATCATCTCGACATTGACAGCCTCTTTGATGACGACGAAATAATAT GTGACGCAATAAATTGGAAATTAGCTATTCATCTTTTGACGATTGGACATGGCATTTTATCCATCGCTTTCAATGCTATCATAATTGTAAAGGGAAAGGATCCAATCTGTTGCAAAAGTTGTACCTTTAACACCGAGGTCGAAATCGAACTGAATTCCGACAAAATGGAGAAAGTGAATAGCGAAgaattcaaatctttttttaataacccTTGa
- the LOC124326326 gene encoding tripartite motif-containing protein 5-like: MAAAVCTSSPEEIESFVTCSICLCEFDEEIRKPKFLPCAHTLCLKCLTGIHKKFVISCPLCRKEFSYQDDVSSLPNNSYALHMLKLTANKGSDEITVKPNSQEKPAAWCLTCRTVADKPKCSTHSTVEVSANTIKNFESFIKLKEDLKNLMAEGETKLSLAIEKRKEVQAHLHQVSQCLKLVLHEVNQQEEQNNTLLCEMLSQLELSNKVSDEKTISPASTEVKEEDPHLSQLVSLINESKPEKRKSLEVLKEKMEKSLQLCESKLANAVALAKAFQFQKKCKISVRLADSKKQPIPTWGLLESGFDTYWPYDNSLTPTKRDFLLLSHIVFSIQKRGMKIRSKK; the protein is encoded by the exons ATGGCAGCTGCAGTTTGTACTTCATCACCAGAGGAAATCGAGAGTTTTGTTACATGTAGCATTTGCCTGTGTGAATTTGATGAAGAAATCAGGAAACCGAAATTCCTACCATGCGCCCACACACTTTGCCTCAAATGTTTAACG GGAATACACAAAAAGTTTGTCATTAGTTGCCCACTCTGTCGTAAAGAGTTTTCGTACCAGGATGACGTCTCCAGCCTTCCAAACAATTCTTACGCTCTGCACATGCTCAAACTGACAGCAAATAAAGGCTCAGATGAAATTACAGTCAAACCTAATTCTCAAGA GAAACCAGCAGCATGGTGCCTTACCTGCCGAACAGTGGCTGATAAGCCCAAATGCTCAACTCACTCTACCGTGGAAGTTTCAGCCAACACAATCAAGAATTTCGAATCTTTCATAAAACTGAAAGAAGATCTCAAGAACTTGATGGCTGAAGGTGAAACCAAATTGTCTTTGGCTAtcgaaaagaggaaagaagttCAAGCTCATTTACACCAAGTATCTCAATGCCTGAAACTGGTCTTGCACGAAGTCAACCAGCAAGAAGAGCAAAACAACACCCTACTCTGCGAGATGCTTTCCCAGTTGGAGCTGTCCAACAAAGTCTCTGATGAAAAGACCATCTCCCCCGCCAGCActgaagtaaaagaagaagatcctCATTTGTCCCAATTGGTATCCCTTATTAACGAATCCAAAccagagaagagaaagagtcTGGAAGTCCTCaaggagaaaatggaaaaatcacTCCAATTATGCGAGAGTAAATTAGCCAATGCTGTCGCTTTGGCCAAAGCTTTTCAATTCCAGAAGAAGTGTAAAATTTCTGTCCGTCTTGCTGACTCGAAGAAGCAGCCCATTCCTACCTGGGGATTGCTGGAAAGCGGATTTGACACGTACTGGCCCTACGACAACAGCCTGACGCCGACCAAACGCGATTTCCTGCTTCTCTCTCACATCGTCTTTTCCATTCAGAAGAGGGGCATGAAGATCAGATCTAAGAAATGA